The following are from one region of the Heterodontus francisci isolate sHetFra1 chromosome 34, sHetFra1.hap1, whole genome shotgun sequence genome:
- the LOC137348968 gene encoding zinc finger protein 229-like, which yields METTSTIHSGEKLYTCSVCGRSFNHSSHLLKHKHSHTRKKRCKCEDCGKRFNYPSELETHQRSHTGEKPFTCSVCGKGFTHSSNLLTHQRVHTKDRPFTCFVCEKGFAQSSHLLTHQRVHTGERPFTCPVCEKGFTHLSNLLTHQRVHTGERPFTCTVCGKGFTHSSNLLKHQRVHTDERPFKCPDCGKCYKRSGELMTHQRIHTDERPFRCSYCGNGFRRSSDLTVHQRIHTGERPFTCSVCGKGFTHLSNLLEHQRVHTDERPFRCSHCGTGFRRSTQLTLHQRTHTGERPFTCSECGKGFTESSSLVEHQTVHTGERPFTCSVCGKGFTRSSHLLIHQRIHTGERPFTCTLCGKRFACSSNLLRHQRVHK from the coding sequence ATGGAAACAACAAgcaccattcacagtggggagaaactgtacacgtgctcTGTGTGTGGACGAAGCTTCAACCATTCATCTCACCTGTTGAAACACAAGCACAGTCACACCAGGAAGAAACGGTGTAAATGTGAGGACTGTGGGAAGAGATTTAATTACccgtctgagctggaaactcatcaacGCAGTCACACcggggagaagccattcacctgctctgtgtgtgggaagggattcactcattcatccaaccttctgacacaccagcgagttcacaccaaGGACAGGCCATTCACCTGCTTCGTGTGTGAGAAAGGATTCGCTCAGTCATCCCATctgttgacacaccagcgagttcacactggggagaggccattcacctgccctgtgtgtgagaagggattcactcatttatccaatctgctgacacaccagcgagttcacactggggaaaggccattcacctgcactgtatgtgggaagggattcactcactcatccaacctgctgaagcatcagcgagttcacactgacgagagaccttttaaatgcccGGACTGTGGGAAGTGTTATAAACGTTCTGGGGAACTGATGACCCATCAACGTATTCATACTGACGAGAGACCGTTCAGGTGCTCTTACTGCGGGAATGGGTTCAGGCGATCATCtgacctcactgtacaccagcgcattcatactggggagaggccattcacctgctccgtttgcgggaaaggattcactcatttATCCAACCTGCTGGAACATCAAcgagttcacactgacgagagaccattcaggtgttctcactgcgggactgggttcaggcgatCGACTCAACTCACTCTACACCAGCGTACTCatactggagagaggccgttcacctgctccgagtgtgggaagggatttactgaaTCATCCAGTCTGGTGGAACACCagacagttcacactggggagaggccattcacctgctccgtgtgtgggaagggattcactcggtcatcccacctcctgatacaccagcgcattcacactggggagaggccattcacctgcaccctgtgtgggaagagatttgcctgttcatccaacctgctgagacaccagcgagttcacaagtaa